The following are encoded in a window of Lacinutrix sp. WUR7 genomic DNA:
- a CDS encoding nitronate monooxygenase family protein, with the protein MANRITQLFHIKHPIIQAGMIWNSGWKLASAASNSGILGLIGAGSMYPDVLREHIQKCKKATDKPFGVNVPMLYPNVEEIMNIIVEEGVKVVFTSAGNPKTWTKWLQEKGITVVHVVSSVKFALKAQDAGVDAIVAEGFEAGGHNGRDETTTLTLIPMVKEQLQIPLIAAGGIATGQAMLAAMVLGADAVQVGSRFVASVESSAHQAFKKVVVNAKEGDTQLTLKELAPVRLIKNKFYNELQELYKTSPTPEQLKELLGRARAKRGMFEGDLEDGELEIGQIAGLIHDIKTTAQIVEDMMQEFEAAKTKVLNF; encoded by the coding sequence ATGGCAAATAGAATCACACAGTTATTCCATATAAAACACCCTATAATTCAAGCAGGAATGATCTGGAATTCTGGATGGAAATTAGCATCAGCAGCAAGTAATTCTGGAATTTTAGGATTAATTGGAGCAGGAAGTATGTATCCAGATGTGTTAAGAGAGCATATTCAGAAATGTAAAAAAGCAACAGATAAGCCTTTTGGTGTAAACGTTCCAATGTTATATCCTAACGTAGAGGAGATCATGAATATTATTGTGGAGGAAGGTGTAAAGGTTGTATTTACTTCTGCAGGAAATCCGAAAACATGGACCAAATGGTTACAAGAAAAAGGAATAACAGTTGTGCACGTTGTAAGTAGTGTTAAGTTTGCATTAAAAGCACAAGATGCTGGAGTAGATGCTATTGTAGCAGAAGGTTTTGAGGCTGGAGGACATAATGGTAGAGACGAAACAACAACGCTTACCTTAATACCAATGGTGAAAGAGCAATTACAAATACCATTAATAGCTGCAGGTGGAATTGCCACCGGACAAGCCATGTTAGCGGCAATGGTTTTAGGTGCAGATGCGGTTCAAGTTGGGAGTCGATTTGTTGCTAGCGTAGAAAGCTCAGCACATCAAGCATTTAAAAAAGTAGTGGTGAATGCGAAGGAAGGCGATACACAACTTACATTAAAAGAACTCGCTCCAGTTAGATTGATTAAAAATAAGTTTTATAATGAGCTTCAAGAACTTTATAAAACATCTCCAACTCCAGAACAACTTAAAGAATTACTAGGTAGAGCAAGAGCAAAAAGAGGTATGTTTGAAGGAGATTTAGAAGATGGCGAATTAGAAATCGGACAAATAGCAGGATTGATTCATGATATTAAAACAACAGCGCAAATTGTGGAAGATATGATGCAGGAGTTTGAAGCTGCAAAAACAAAGGTTCTTAACTTCTAA
- the mnmA gene encoding tRNA 2-thiouridine(34) synthase MnmA, with the protein MKRVIVGLSGGVDSSVAAYLLKEQGYEVIGLFMKNWHDDTVTISNECPWLDDSNDAMLVADKLGIPFQTVDLSEQYKERIVDYMFHEYEKGRTPNPDVLCNREIKFDVFMKIALELGADYVATGHYCRKGTINTNGKETFQLLAGADDNKDQSYFLCQLSQNQLAKALFPIGELKKPEVREIAAKLDLITADKKDSQGLCFIGKVRLPEFLQQQLKPKEGVIVEIPESNASFHKVAPSFSNKKEELVYLSEKADFKVADGKVVGKHQGAHYFTKGQRKGLAVGGTVEPLFVIDTDVNDNVIYTGQGKNHPGLYKRALFVSNEEIHWVREDLALQVDESMEVLARIRYRQDLQKATLHQVDSGMYVEFEEPQSAIQEGQFVAWYHGDELLGSGVIS; encoded by the coding sequence ATGAAAAGAGTAATAGTAGGACTTTCAGGAGGAGTAGATTCAAGCGTTGCTGCTTATTTATTAAAAGAGCAAGGTTATGAAGTAATTGGCTTGTTTATGAAAAACTGGCATGATGATACGGTAACTATTTCTAACGAATGTCCTTGGTTAGATGATAGTAATGATGCCATGCTTGTTGCAGATAAATTAGGGATTCCTTTTCAAACAGTAGATTTAAGTGAGCAGTACAAGGAGCGTATTGTAGACTATATGTTTCATGAATATGAAAAAGGAAGAACACCAAATCCAGATGTACTTTGTAATAGAGAAATCAAGTTTGATGTCTTTATGAAAATTGCTCTAGAGCTTGGTGCAGATTATGTTGCAACAGGGCATTATTGTAGAAAGGGAACTATAAATACTAACGGAAAAGAAACCTTTCAATTGCTTGCTGGAGCAGATGACAATAAAGATCAATCGTATTTTTTATGTCAGTTGTCACAAAACCAATTAGCAAAAGCATTATTTCCTATTGGCGAATTAAAAAAACCAGAAGTTAGAGAAATTGCTGCAAAATTAGATTTAATAACAGCAGATAAAAAAGATTCTCAAGGTTTATGTTTTATTGGTAAAGTACGTCTTCCAGAGTTTTTACAACAACAATTAAAACCTAAAGAAGGGGTAATTGTAGAAATACCAGAAAGCAATGCTTCTTTTCATAAAGTAGCACCAAGTTTTTCTAATAAAAAGGAAGAGTTGGTATATTTATCTGAAAAAGCAGATTTTAAAGTTGCAGATGGTAAGGTGGTAGGTAAGCATCAAGGAGCACATTATTTTACTAAAGGACAACGTAAAGGACTTGCCGTTGGTGGTACTGTAGAACCTCTATTTGTTATTGATACCGATGTTAATGATAATGTTATTTATACAGGACAAGGTAAAAATCACCCTGGTTTATATAAAAGAGCACTTTTTGTGTCTAACGAAGAAATACATTGGGTGCGTGAAGATTTAGCACTGCAAGTAGATGAAAGCATGGAAGTGTTGGCTAGAATTAGATACCGTCAAGATTTACAAAAAGCTACTTTACACCAAGTAGATTCTGGAATGTATGTAGAATTTGAAGAACCGCAATCTGCAATTCAGGAAGGACAGTTTGTAGCTTGGTATCATGGTGATGAGCTTTTAGGTTCTGGAGTTATTTCCTAA
- a CDS encoding toxin-antitoxin system YwqK family antitoxin encodes MKNILFLFVFLLSIIASAQDVNQLDAQGERHGVWKKNYENTDVLRYQGEFFHGKEIGVFRFYKNVNGKAVLAANKQFNKDNNIAEVSFYASTGKLISEGQMNGKLYIGTWTYYQNKTKSILSKDTYNDKGELHGQRFVYYDDGVLAQTETYVNGKLHGPSIWYTEKSIVVKEYVYDTGELHGPATFYDKAGVMVLQGQYQRDRKHGVWKYYENGKLVKEKDFTRKSNNPYKK; translated from the coding sequence ATGAAAAATATACTATTCCTTTTTGTTTTTTTACTTTCAATTATTGCTTCAGCGCAAGATGTAAATCAATTAGATGCCCAAGGTGAAAGACATGGTGTTTGGAAAAAGAATTATGAAAATACAGATGTTTTACGCTATCAAGGAGAATTTTTTCATGGTAAAGAAATTGGTGTATTTAGGTTTTATAAAAATGTAAATGGTAAAGCTGTTTTGGCGGCCAATAAGCAATTCAATAAGGATAATAATATTGCAGAAGTGTCCTTTTATGCTTCTACAGGAAAATTAATTAGCGAAGGCCAAATGAATGGAAAATTATACATTGGGACTTGGACGTACTATCAAAATAAAACAAAAAGCATATTAAGTAAAGACACTTACAATGATAAAGGGGAATTGCATGGCCAACGTTTTGTGTATTATGATGATGGTGTTTTAGCCCAAACAGAAACCTACGTAAATGGGAAGCTTCATGGTCCTTCTATTTGGTATACTGAAAAAAGTATTGTGGTAAAAGAGTATGTTTATGATACTGGAGAATTACATGGTCCAGCAACGTTTTATGATAAAGCGGGTGTTATGGTCTTACAAGGGCAATACCAAAGAGACAGAAAACATGGTGTTTGGAAATACTACGAAAATGGTAAGCTTGTAAAAGAAAAAGATTTTACTAGAAAGAGTAATAATCCGTATAAAAAATAA
- the yidC gene encoding membrane protein insertase YidC, with protein sequence MEEKKLDLNSIIGFILIFGILVYMMYMNQPTPEELEAQEKAKQEQVEAEQQAETPEDVLVTTANDYSAATVTDSTQLVALNNKLGAFAYSSTLPSATNKETLVENGVLSLKFSNKGGYLSEVKLLPFVDYDSIPIYLVKDNNTAFNISFNTSDNRNLNTQDLFFEPTVTKKGENTVVSMKLKVSPTQFLEYRYELVPNDYMVNFTIRSQGLSNVVNGSQKINLDWKLKTFRHDKSIAYENRYTRLTYQHEEDKIDKLSPSGDDEEILEDVNWLSYRQHFFSSILVSDKPLKDVIITSKNLVLDEEIDTVSTKIFTTKIPLELQAGEFNQPLRFYFGPTDNKVLKKYDIGLDDSIPFGWGIFGWINRFLFVPLFSFLSSYLPYGIAIVVMTVLIKLLLSFVQYKQFLSQAKLKIIKPELDAIKEKYKDNKMKIQQETMALQTKAGASPLSGCLPALIQLPVFYALFQFFPSAFDLRQKSFLWADDLSSYDVVAELPFHIPFYGDHVSLFPILASIAIFFYMKMTTGQQMATQPAQEGMPDMQKMMKYMIYFSPLMMLFFFNNYASGLSLYYFISNVISIGIMLVIKNYILDEDKIHAKIQISKAKPKKQGKFAKKMSQMMEEAEKQKQAKNKK encoded by the coding sequence ATGGAAGAAAAAAAACTAGACCTTAATTCGATAATTGGATTCATCCTAATATTCGGAATTTTAGTGTACATGATGTACATGAACCAACCAACTCCAGAAGAACTTGAAGCGCAAGAAAAAGCAAAACAAGAGCAAGTGGAAGCAGAACAACAAGCAGAAACACCAGAAGATGTTTTGGTTACTACTGCTAACGATTATTCTGCAGCAACCGTTACAGACTCTACGCAATTAGTAGCACTAAACAATAAATTAGGTGCTTTTGCTTATTCGTCTACTTTGCCTTCCGCTACCAATAAAGAAACATTGGTAGAGAATGGAGTGCTTTCTTTAAAGTTTAGTAATAAAGGTGGTTATCTTAGTGAGGTTAAATTATTACCTTTTGTAGATTACGATTCTATTCCTATTTATTTAGTAAAAGATAACAATACTGCTTTTAATATTAGTTTTAATACTTCAGATAATAGAAATTTAAATACACAAGATCTATTTTTTGAACCAACAGTTACTAAAAAAGGAGAAAACACAGTAGTTTCTATGAAACTAAAAGTGTCTCCAACACAATTTTTAGAATACAGATATGAGCTAGTACCTAATGATTATATGGTGAATTTTACTATTAGATCACAAGGGTTAAGTAACGTGGTAAATGGTTCGCAAAAAATTAATTTAGACTGGAAACTGAAAACGTTCAGACACGATAAAAGTATTGCTTACGAAAACAGATATACGCGTTTAACATACCAACACGAAGAAGATAAAATTGATAAGTTAAGTCCTTCTGGTGATGATGAAGAGATTCTTGAAGACGTAAACTGGCTATCTTACAGACAACACTTTTTTAGTTCTATCTTAGTTTCCGATAAACCTTTAAAAGATGTAATAATAACGTCTAAAAATTTAGTTTTAGATGAAGAAATAGACACTGTTTCTACTAAAATATTTACTACAAAAATACCGTTAGAGTTACAAGCAGGAGAGTTTAATCAACCTTTACGATTTTATTTCGGACCAACAGATAACAAGGTTCTAAAAAAGTACGATATTGGTTTAGATGATAGTATTCCTTTTGGATGGGGTATTTTTGGATGGATTAACCGTTTCCTTTTTGTACCATTATTCTCATTCCTTAGTTCCTATTTACCTTACGGAATCGCTATTGTTGTAATGACGGTTTTAATTAAATTATTACTATCTTTTGTACAGTACAAACAATTTTTATCGCAAGCAAAGCTTAAAATTATTAAGCCAGAATTAGATGCGATTAAAGAAAAGTACAAAGACAACAAAATGAAAATCCAACAAGAAACCATGGCGTTGCAAACAAAAGCAGGAGCAAGTCCTTTAAGCGGATGTTTACCAGCTTTAATCCAGCTTCCTGTGTTTTATGCACTGTTTCAATTTTTCCCTTCTGCATTCGATTTAAGACAGAAGAGTTTCCTTTGGGCAGACGATTTATCTTCTTATGATGTGGTTGCAGAGCTTCCATTCCATATTCCTTTCTATGGAGATCACGTAAGTTTATTTCCAATATTGGCATCGATCGCTATTTTCTTTTATATGAAAATGACTACAGGACAACAAATGGCTACACAACCTGCACAAGAAGGTATGCCTGATATGCAGAAAATGATGAAGTATATGATTTACTTCTCTCCATTAATGATGTTATTTTTCTTTAATAATTATGCGTCTGGATTAAGTTTATATTACTTTATTTCTAATGTGATTAGTATTGGGATTATGCTTGTTATTAAGAATTACATTTTGGATGAAGATAAAATCCATGCTAAAATTCAAATAAGTAAAGCGAAACCTAAAAAACAGGGTAAATTTGCTAAAAAGATGTCTCAAATGATGGAAGAGGCAGAGAAACAAAAACAAGCGAAAAATAAGAAGTAA
- a CDS encoding CTP synthase produces the protein MTTTTKYIFVTGGVTSSLGKGIIAASLAKLLQVQGYRTTIQKLDPYINVDPGTLNPYEHGECYVTDDGAETDLDLGHYERFLNVPTSQANNVTTGRIYQSVIEKERRGEFLGKTVQVIPHITDEIKNRIQILGNSGDYDVVITEIGGTVGDIESLPYIEAVRQLKWDLGDNNAIVIHLTLVPYLSAAGELKTKPTQHSVKTLMESGVMADILVCRTEHELPNELRKKLAKFCNVREEAVIQSIDASTIYDVPNLMLEQGLDKVVLKKLALESHTPDLTQWNKFLTRHKNPKTEVTIGLIGKYVELQDSYKSILESFIHAGAENEVKVNIESVHSEYLNKDNVKVMLSHLDGVLVAPGFGERGIDGKIEAVKYVRENNIPFFGICLGMQMAVIEFARNVLKLEDANSFEMDPETKNPVISLMEEQKTITDKGGTMRLGAWSCNLKKDSIVAKVYKTEAIKERHRHRYEFNSKYKEQIEAAGMIATGLNPETGLVEIVEIPEHPWFVGVQYHPEYKSTVSNPHPLFVAFVKAALKHKKNK, from the coding sequence ATGACAACTACAACAAAATACATATTTGTAACAGGAGGAGTAACATCTTCCCTTGGAAAAGGGATTATTGCTGCATCCTTAGCGAAACTACTTCAAGTACAAGGTTACAGAACAACAATCCAAAAATTAGATCCTTATATCAACGTAGATCCAGGAACGTTAAATCCGTATGAGCATGGCGAATGTTATGTTACAGATGATGGCGCAGAAACCGATTTAGATTTAGGGCATTACGAACGTTTTTTAAACGTACCAACTAGTCAAGCAAATAATGTGACTACAGGACGTATTTACCAAAGTGTAATAGAAAAAGAACGTCGTGGTGAGTTTTTAGGGAAAACGGTTCAGGTAATTCCACATATTACAGACGAGATAAAAAATAGAATCCAAATTCTAGGAAATTCTGGTGATTACGATGTAGTAATTACAGAAATAGGAGGAACTGTTGGTGATATAGAATCGCTTCCTTACATAGAAGCTGTGCGCCAACTAAAATGGGATTTAGGAGATAATAATGCTATTGTTATTCATTTAACATTGGTGCCTTATTTATCTGCTGCTGGCGAATTAAAAACAAAACCAACCCAACATAGCGTAAAAACATTAATGGAAAGTGGTGTTATGGCAGACATTCTTGTTTGCAGAACAGAACACGAACTACCAAATGAGTTACGCAAAAAACTAGCTAAATTTTGTAACGTAAGAGAAGAAGCGGTTATTCAATCTATTGATGCTTCTACTATTTATGATGTACCAAATTTAATGCTGGAACAAGGATTAGATAAAGTAGTTTTAAAGAAACTAGCTTTAGAAAGTCATACGCCAGACTTAACCCAATGGAATAAATTTTTAACAAGACATAAAAACCCAAAAACCGAAGTAACTATTGGTTTAATTGGTAAGTATGTAGAATTGCAAGATTCGTATAAATCTATTTTAGAATCCTTTATTCACGCAGGAGCAGAAAACGAAGTAAAAGTAAATATTGAGTCTGTTCATTCGGAGTATTTAAATAAGGACAATGTTAAAGTAATGCTATCACATTTAGATGGTGTTTTAGTTGCTCCAGGATTTGGAGAACGTGGTATTGATGGTAAAATAGAAGCCGTAAAATATGTACGTGAAAACAATATTCCTTTCTTTGGTATTTGTTTAGGTATGCAAATGGCAGTTATAGAATTTGCTAGAAATGTTCTAAAGTTAGAAGATGCAAATTCTTTTGAAATGGATCCAGAAACTAAAAACCCAGTTATTAGTTTAATGGAAGAACAAAAAACCATTACAGATAAAGGAGGAACCATGCGTTTAGGTGCTTGGTCTTGCAATCTTAAAAAAGATAGCATTGTTGCTAAAGTGTATAAAACCGAAGCAATAAAAGAAAGACATAGACATCGTTACGAATTTAACAGTAAATATAAAGAACAAATTGAGGCTGCAGGAATGATAGCCACCGGATTAAACCCAGAAACCGGTTTGGTAGAAATTGTGGAAATACCAGAACATCCTTGGTTTGTTGGTGTACAATATCATCCAGAATATAAAAGTACTGTTTCTAATCCGCACCCTTTATTTGTAGCATTTGTAAAAGCGGCATTAAAACATAAAAAAAATAAGTAA